In Desulfarculaceae bacterium, the following are encoded in one genomic region:
- a CDS encoding methyltransferase domain-containing protein → MVNLEAIAQSPRGLYDAVFAPIKAELILAAIKVGLFTHLENPSGSAALAERLGWEPRATSILLNGLAAGDILRKQGGLFQNSPEASRFLVPGKPTYLGDHLINTHRMVTNGLAGLPQRLQEGPPAPAEGAGPAGEVDWSAMAEGMANSARAGRAQFVLGLVRELPEFASFQKMLDLGGGPGMLCIAMVGAHPSMTGVVFDRPAMGEQARRYIEEYGLGGRIEFMGGDYMSDPIGDGYDLIWACASLNFCGERLEELMAKALKALNPGGVLAVLQEGLTHEGTKPAEMVLSMLAWQLNSDEGVNFAQGQIASAMLAAGFRSVRSRTLETVSGEMDFDVARK, encoded by the coding sequence ATGGTTAACCTGGAAGCAATCGCACAGAGCCCGCGCGGCCTTTACGACGCGGTGTTCGCGCCAATAAAGGCCGAGCTAATCCTGGCCGCCATCAAGGTGGGCCTTTTCACTCATCTGGAAAATCCAAGCGGCTCGGCCGCCCTGGCGGAGCGGCTGGGCTGGGAGCCTCGGGCCACGAGCATCTTGCTGAACGGCCTGGCCGCCGGCGACATCCTGCGCAAGCAAGGCGGCCTGTTCCAAAACAGCCCCGAGGCCTCGCGCTTTCTGGTGCCCGGCAAGCCCACCTATCTGGGCGATCACCTGATCAACACACACCGCATGGTGACCAACGGCCTGGCCGGCCTGCCCCAGCGCCTGCAAGAGGGCCCACCCGCCCCGGCGGAGGGCGCCGGGCCCGCTGGCGAGGTCGACTGGTCGGCCATGGCCGAGGGCATGGCCAACTCGGCCCGGGCGGGACGGGCCCAGTTCGTCTTGGGGCTGGTCCGGGAGCTGCCCGAGTTCGCGTCTTTCCAGAAAATGCTGGACCTGGGCGGCGGGCCGGGCATGCTTTGCATCGCCATGGTCGGGGCCCATCCCAGCATGACCGGGGTGGTCTTCGACCGCCCGGCCATGGGGGAGCAGGCCCGCCGCTACATCGAGGAGTATGGCCTGGGCGGGCGCATCGAGTTTATGGGCGGCGACTACATGAGCGACCCCATCGGGGATGGCTATGACCTGATCTGGGCCTGCGCCTCCCTGAACTTCTGCGGCGAGCGCCTGGAGGAGCTAATGGCCAAGGCGCTTAAGGCCCTGAACCCCGGCGGGGTGCTGGCCGTGTTGCAGGAGGGCCTCACCCACGAGGGCACCAAGCCCGCAGAGATGGTGCTGTCCATGCTGGCCTGGCAGCTGAACTCGGACGAGGGGGTCAACTTCGCGCAGGGGCAGATCGCCTCGGCTATGCTGGCGGCGGGTTTCCGCTCGGTGCGCTCGCGCACCCTGGAGACGGTGTCCGGGGAGATGGACTTCGACGTGGCGCGGAAGTAG
- a CDS encoding aminotransferase class IV: MSKEHIPPKLNDIQAMERLKALPRPWAADYLAMYSNWLGGIVTDPWLMSVPIDDHLVHRGDGVFEATKCVNGRIYLLERHLERLEGSAAAIHLQPPLGRRELAGLARAVVMAGGQRDCMLRIFLSRGPGGFTTNPFECPNPGLYLMVSRAHPLPEGAYEQGVNLGVSSVPAKSGFFAGVKSCNYLPNVLLKREAITRGWDFAVCLDPEGYLAEGSTENFGLVDQDDVLCLPPATHILEGTTVKRAAELATGLVEAGELKGIERCDIKVEELTAAKEVMLFGTTLDVLPVTRVDGDEVNNGLVGPVARELRRLIKKDIAENDQMSFAVWD; encoded by the coding sequence ATGAGCAAAGAGCACATCCCACCGAAGCTGAATGATATTCAGGCCATGGAGCGCCTCAAGGCGTTGCCGCGCCCCTGGGCGGCGGATTACCTGGCCATGTACTCCAACTGGCTGGGCGGCATCGTAACCGACCCCTGGCTGATGAGCGTGCCCATCGACGACCACCTGGTGCACCGGGGCGACGGGGTTTTCGAGGCCACCAAGTGCGTGAACGGGCGCATCTACCTTTTGGAGCGCCATTTGGAGCGCCTGGAGGGTTCGGCCGCGGCCATCCACCTGCAACCGCCGCTGGGCCGCCGCGAGCTGGCCGGGCTGGCCCGGGCGGTGGTCATGGCCGGGGGGCAGCGCGACTGCATGCTCCGGATCTTCCTCTCGCGCGGGCCGGGCGGCTTCACCACCAACCCCTTCGAGTGCCCCAACCCGGGGCTCTACCTCATGGTCAGCCGGGCCCATCCGCTGCCCGAGGGGGCCTATGAGCAGGGGGTGAACCTGGGGGTGAGCTCGGTGCCGGCCAAGAGCGGCTTTTTCGCGGGGGTGAAATCCTGCAACTATCTGCCCAACGTGCTCTTGAAACGCGAGGCCATCACCCGGGGTTGGGACTTCGCGGTTTGCCTGGACCCGGAGGGCTATCTGGCCGAGGGCTCCACCGAGAACTTCGGCCTGGTGGACCAGGACGACGTGCTCTGCCTGCCCCCGGCCACGCACATCCTGGAGGGCACCACGGTCAAGCGCGCGGCCGAGCTGGCCACGGGGTTGGTGGAGGCGGGCGAATTAAAGGGCATCGAGCGCTGCGACATCAAGGTGGAGGAGCTTACCGCGGCCAAGGAGGTGATGCTCTTCGGCACCACCTTGGACGTATTGCCCGTGACCCGGGTGGACGGCGACGAGGTGAACAACGGCCTGGTGGGGCCGGTGGCCCGGGAGCTCAGGCGCTTGATCAAGAAGGACATCGCGGAGAATGACCAGATGTCTTTCGCGGTGTGGGACTGA
- a CDS encoding 1-acyl-sn-glycerol-3-phosphate acyltransferase, translated as MTAAKKKPFPLSLLRDLSRTMKKGLVKSAGRVDFVRLLKHISESEAGRPWLDRFSQMPEHWGKAPEIIERAAELTRAQLLEEGREVDEEALARNLESIGVRYDRQLHIYGATAVCTLMNGFFWQQDSTNCFTSPDHREIAHVELLKQYRDQGLGVVYLINHSSHLDEFLLATVMAQHDLGLPLFAAGDNMMAIKSIAKILWISSYVVRRRGADRAYMAALYNYCRAVAECGEQQGIFLEAWAGGARSRDGSLRYPRRLVTLRGALAGDKEVVIQPVACSFAAVPEDLSLAARKGAMGWVRGVGVLGTLARMVGHPRSWVWRSVQDLYGRAYLTLPRPRLLSELKEAHAVDRQGRELDEYVALTAINDIARSKKVMASQLTARGLMRARRQKRGDLVEATRSELEGLAEYHREAFGQEPDLEDFIRQNPVEKVVADGLGTLKRRAVVWPLMRDENKLPLVRSPKGLGYYATHGDRRIYSPTADQNVVVAGAGDWGFALAWHLGSHMLEAKRFLNASLTIYDPRREIVDLLAYDRSPEGRFSEQRLPKNAFVTSDRPSAFKKASEVVVATPASHLADQLGAILAHAEQGLKLVVASRGLAPGPELPVLLARRMAAQAGRNDVSIYALGGAVGPGDLIPGRTSRLVLAGPAPGRAELAELLAAPPVEVYQAPDAVGVNLAGVLARVYGLWGGFLLKTGRLARASAAGCYLADASAEAIALCRALGGSAESFSAASPAWSSAFAASGLGGSARDFGRKLGSLAKRGKELPAAAAKLEEQLTEEGNSLTAWRDLALATRLARQNGVEMPILEEAHATLVAEKAADKDK; from the coding sequence GTGACGGCAGCCAAGAAGAAGCCCTTTCCTCTCTCCCTGCTCCGGGACCTTTCGCGCACCATGAAAAAGGGCCTGGTCAAGAGCGCCGGGCGGGTGGACTTCGTGCGCCTGCTCAAGCACATCTCCGAAAGCGAGGCCGGCCGCCCCTGGCTGGACCGCTTCTCCCAGATGCCCGAGCACTGGGGCAAGGCCCCGGAGATCATAGAGCGGGCCGCCGAACTCACCCGGGCCCAACTCCTCGAGGAGGGCCGCGAGGTCGACGAGGAGGCCCTGGCGCGCAACCTGGAGTCCATCGGGGTGCGCTACGACCGCCAGCTGCACATCTACGGCGCTACGGCGGTGTGCACCCTGATGAACGGCTTCTTCTGGCAGCAGGATTCCACCAACTGCTTCACCTCGCCGGACCACCGCGAGATCGCCCACGTGGAGCTGCTCAAGCAGTACCGCGACCAGGGCCTGGGCGTGGTCTACCTCATCAACCACTCCTCGCACCTGGACGAGTTCCTCCTGGCCACGGTGATGGCCCAGCACGACCTGGGCCTGCCCCTGTTCGCGGCGGGCGACAACATGATGGCCATCAAATCCATCGCCAAGATCCTGTGGATCAGCTCCTACGTGGTGCGCCGCCGGGGGGCGGACCGGGCCTACATGGCCGCCCTGTACAACTACTGCCGGGCCGTGGCCGAGTGCGGCGAGCAGCAGGGCATCTTCCTGGAGGCCTGGGCCGGGGGCGCCCGCAGCCGCGACGGCTCTCTGCGCTACCCCCGCCGCCTGGTCACCCTGCGCGGGGCCCTGGCCGGGGACAAGGAAGTGGTCATCCAGCCGGTGGCCTGCTCCTTCGCGGCGGTGCCCGAAGACCTCTCCCTGGCCGCCCGCAAGGGGGCCATGGGCTGGGTGCGGGGCGTGGGCGTGCTGGGCACCCTGGCCCGCATGGTGGGCCATCCCCGCTCCTGGGTGTGGCGCAGCGTGCAAGACCTCTACGGCCGGGCCTACCTGACCCTGCCCCGGCCCCGCCTGCTTTCCGAGCTGAAGGAGGCCCACGCCGTCGACCGCCAGGGCCGGGAGCTGGACGAGTACGTGGCGCTGACCGCCATCAACGACATCGCCCGCTCCAAGAAGGTGATGGCTAGCCAGCTCACCGCCCGGGGCCTCATGCGGGCCCGCCGCCAGAAGCGCGGCGACCTGGTGGAGGCCACCCGGAGCGAGCTGGAGGGCCTGGCCGAGTACCACCGCGAGGCCTTCGGCCAGGAGCCGGACCTGGAGGACTTCATCCGCCAGAACCCGGTGGAAAAGGTGGTGGCCGACGGCCTGGGCACCCTCAAGCGGCGCGCGGTGGTCTGGCCCTTGATGCGCGACGAGAACAAGCTGCCCCTGGTGCGCAGCCCCAAGGGCCTGGGCTACTACGCCACCCACGGCGACCGGCGCATCTACTCGCCCACCGCCGACCAGAACGTGGTGGTGGCCGGGGCCGGGGACTGGGGCTTCGCCCTGGCCTGGCACCTGGGCTCGCACATGCTCGAAGCCAAGCGCTTTTTGAACGCCTCGCTGACCATCTACGACCCCCGCCGGGAGATCGTGGACCTACTGGCCTACGACCGCAGCCCCGAGGGCCGCTTCAGCGAGCAGCGCCTGCCCAAAAACGCCTTCGTCACCAGCGACCGCCCCAGCGCCTTCAAGAAAGCCTCCGAGGTGGTGGTGGCCACCCCGGCCTCCCACCTGGCCGACCAGCTGGGGGCCATCCTGGCCCACGCCGAGCAGGGGCTCAAGCTGGTGGTGGCCAGCCGGGGCCTGGCTCCGGGGCCGGAGCTGCCGGTGCTCCTGGCCCGGCGCATGGCCGCCCAGGCCGGGCGCAATGACGTGAGCATCTACGCCCTGGGCGGGGCGGTGGGCCCCGGCGACCTGATCCCCGGCCGCACCTCCCGCCTGGTCCTGGCCGGCCCGGCCCCGGGCCGCGCCGAGCTGGCCGAGCTTCTGGCCGCGCCTCCGGTGGAGGTCTATCAGGCCCCGGACGCGGTGGGGGTAAACCTGGCCGGAGTCCTGGCCCGGGTATACGGCCTGTGGGGCGGCTTCCTGCTCAAGACCGGCCGCCTGGCCCGGGCCTCGGCGGCCGGCTGCTATCTGGCCGACGCCTCGGCCGAGGCCATCGCCCTGTGCCGCGCCCTGGGGGGTTCGGCCGAAAGCTTCAGCGCGGCCAGCCCGGCCTGGTCCTCGGCCTTCGCGGCCAGCGGCCTGGGGGGCTCGGCGCGGGACTTCGGCCGCAAGCTGGGCAGCCTGGCCAAGCGGGGCAAGGAGCTGCCCGCCGCGGCGGCCAAGCTGGAGGAGCAGCTCACCGAGGAGGGCAACAGCCTCACCGCCTGGCGCGACCTGGCCCTGGCTACCCGCCTGGCCCGGCAAAACGGGGTGGAGATGCCCATCCTGGAGGAGGCCCACGCCACCCTGGTGGCCGAGAAGGCGGCAGACAAGGACAAGTAG
- the katG gene encoding catalase/peroxidase HPI has protein sequence MSDNAKCPVTGHEKKPIAGGGTSNRDWWPNQLNLKVLHQHSKLSNPLGEDFNYAEEFNKLNFKAVKKDLYALMTDSQDWWPADWGHYGPLFIRMAWHSAGTYRMGDGRGGAGGGNQRLAPLNSWPDNVNLDKARRLLWPIKQKYGDRISWADLMILAGNCALESMGFKTFGFAGGREDLWEPEEDVYWGSEDEWLATSDKPMSRYSGDRDLENPLAAVQMGLIYVNPEGPDGNPDPVASGRDVRETFARMAMNDEETVALVAGGHTFGKCHGAGDAAHVGPEPEAAGLEEQGLGWKSSFGSGKGGDTISSGIEGAWKPNPTTFDMGYLKVLFKYDWELVKSPAGANQWLAKDVEDQDMVLDAHDPSKKRRPMMTTADLSLKFDPIYEPIARHYLTHPEEFADAFARAWFKLTHRDMGPRSRYLGPEAPQEDLLWQDPVPPVDHKLVSAKDVAALKEKILASGLSIPQLVTTAWASASTFRGSDKRGGANGARLRLLPQKNWQVNGPARLKKVLSVLEGIQQEFNDAQSGNKRVSLADLIVLGGCAAIEQAAANAGHKVKVPFAPGRTDAGQEQTDVEAFKVLEPKADGFRNYEKAKYAVSAEELLIDRAQLLTLTAPEMTVLLGGMRVLKTNFKNTKHGVFTKRPEALTNDFFVNLLDMGTVWKPVSEEAEVFEGRDRATGKLKWTGTRVDLIFGSNAQLRAVAEVYAAKGAEKKFVKDFVAAWVKVMNLDRFDLA, from the coding sequence ATGAGCGATAACGCCAAGTGCCCGGTGACGGGTCACGAAAAAAAACCCATTGCCGGCGGCGGCACCTCCAACCGTGACTGGTGGCCCAATCAGCTCAACCTCAAGGTTCTCCACCAGCACTCCAAGCTGAGCAACCCCCTGGGCGAGGACTTCAACTACGCCGAGGAGTTCAACAAGCTCAATTTCAAAGCAGTGAAAAAAGACCTCTACGCCCTGATGACCGATTCCCAGGATTGGTGGCCGGCGGACTGGGGCCACTACGGCCCGCTGTTCATCCGCATGGCCTGGCACAGCGCGGGCACCTACCGCATGGGCGACGGCCGGGGCGGGGCCGGGGGCGGCAACCAGCGCCTGGCTCCCCTGAACAGCTGGCCGGACAACGTGAACCTGGATAAGGCCCGCCGCCTGCTCTGGCCCATCAAGCAGAAGTACGGCGACCGGATCTCCTGGGCCGACCTGATGATTCTGGCGGGCAACTGCGCCCTGGAGTCCATGGGCTTCAAGACCTTCGGTTTCGCCGGGGGCCGCGAGGACCTTTGGGAGCCCGAGGAGGACGTGTATTGGGGCTCGGAGGATGAGTGGCTGGCCACCAGCGACAAGCCCATGAGCCGCTACAGCGGCGACCGCGACCTGGAGAACCCCTTGGCCGCGGTGCAGATGGGCCTGATCTACGTGAACCCCGAGGGCCCGGACGGCAACCCGGACCCGGTGGCCTCGGGGCGCGACGTGCGCGAGACCTTCGCGCGCATGGCCATGAACGACGAGGAGACCGTGGCCCTGGTGGCAGGCGGCCACACCTTCGGCAAGTGCCACGGCGCGGGCGACGCGGCCCACGTGGGCCCCGAGCCCGAGGCGGCGGGCCTGGAGGAACAGGGCCTGGGCTGGAAGAGCAGCTTTGGCAGCGGCAAAGGCGGCGACACCATCAGCAGCGGCATCGAAGGGGCCTGGAAGCCCAACCCCACCACCTTTGACATGGGCTATCTCAAGGTGCTGTTCAAGTACGACTGGGAGCTGGTGAAGAGCCCGGCCGGGGCCAACCAGTGGCTGGCCAAGGACGTGGAAGACCAGGACATGGTGCTGGACGCCCACGACCCCAGCAAGAAGCGCCGCCCCATGATGACCACCGCCGACCTGTCGCTCAAGTTCGATCCCATCTACGAGCCCATCGCGCGGCACTACCTGACCCATCCCGAGGAGTTCGCCGACGCATTCGCCCGGGCCTGGTTCAAGCTGACCCACCGCGACATGGGCCCCCGCTCGCGTTACCTGGGGCCCGAGGCGCCCCAGGAGGACCTCCTCTGGCAGGACCCGGTGCCCCCGGTGGACCACAAGCTGGTCAGCGCCAAGGACGTGGCCGCGCTCAAGGAGAAGATCCTGGCCTCGGGCCTGAGCATCCCTCAGCTGGTCACCACCGCCTGGGCCTCGGCCTCCACCTTCCGGGGCTCGGACAAGCGCGGCGGGGCCAATGGGGCGCGTCTCCGCTTGCTGCCCCAGAAGAACTGGCAGGTGAACGGGCCGGCCCGGCTGAAAAAGGTGCTCTCGGTGCTGGAAGGCATCCAGCAGGAGTTCAATGACGCCCAGAGCGGCAACAAGCGGGTGTCCCTGGCCGACCTGATCGTGCTGGGCGGCTGCGCGGCCATCGAGCAGGCGGCGGCCAACGCCGGGCACAAGGTCAAGGTGCCCTTCGCGCCGGGGCGCACCGACGCCGGCCAGGAGCAGACCGACGTGGAGGCCTTCAAGGTGTTGGAGCCCAAGGCGGACGGCTTCCGCAACTATGAGAAGGCCAAGTACGCCGTTTCGGCCGAGGAGCTCTTGATCGACCGGGCCCAGCTCCTTACCCTGACCGCCCCGGAGATGACGGTGCTCCTGGGCGGCATGCGGGTGCTCAAGACCAACTTCAAGAACACCAAGCACGGCGTGTTCACCAAGCGGCCCGAGGCCCTGACCAACGACTTCTTCGTGAACCTGTTGGACATGGGCACCGTGTGGAAGCCGGTCTCCGAGGAGGCCGAGGTGTTCGAGGGCCGCGACCGGGCCACCGGCAAGCTGAAGTGGACCGGCACCAGGGTGGACCTGATCTTCGGCTCCAACGCCCAGCTCAGGGCCGTGGCCGAGGTCTACGCGGCCAAGGGCGCGGAGAAAAAGTTCGTCAAGGACTTCGTGGCCGCCTGGGTCAAGGTGATGAACCTGGACCGCTTCGATCTGGCCTAG
- a CDS encoding transcriptional repressor, whose product MDPRQRVADMTAALRAAGHRVTPQRLAVLRVLAESADHPRVETIYERVAQDFPTTSLATVYKTLTMLKGLDQVLELGFAHLGSRYDGRKPIPHAHAVCTRCGAIADPEIGSLEPLAQEMAKSSGYDITSHQLDFFGLCPACQKKS is encoded by the coding sequence ATGGACCCCCGCCAGCGCGTGGCGGATATGACCGCCGCCCTGCGCGCGGCGGGCCACCGGGTGACCCCCCAGCGCCTGGCTGTATTGCGCGTGTTGGCCGAGAGCGCCGACCACCCCCGGGTGGAGACGATCTACGAGCGGGTGGCCCAGGACTTCCCCACCACCAGCCTGGCCACGGTGTACAAGACCCTGACCATGCTCAAGGGCCTGGACCAGGTCTTGGAACTGGGTTTCGCCCACCTGGGCAGCCGCTACGACGGCCGCAAGCCCATCCCCCACGCCCACGCCGTCTGCACCCGCTGTGGGGCCATCGCCGACCCGGAGATAGGCTCTCTGGAGCCCCTGGCCCAAGAGATGGCCAAGAGCTCCGGCTACGACATCACCAGCCATCAGCTCGATTTCTTTGGGCTTTGCCCCGCCTGCCAAAAAAAATCCTAA
- a CDS encoding PaaI family thioesterase, protein MKKINPAWLASVQSGVNGCPYFDLQTMRIMDVSWGQARLEIDLAQKHMQPFGLVHGGVICTLADAAGFWGVYSQADEGLGMTTVEIKVNFLSPVQARGKLIGLGRCIKLGRSLGLGEAVIQDAEGRQVAHATTTLMVVPSLKLNNQDDLPPKFLD, encoded by the coding sequence ATGAAGAAGATCAACCCCGCCTGGCTGGCCTCGGTGCAATCCGGGGTGAACGGCTGCCCCTACTTTGATCTGCAAACCATGCGCATCATGGACGTGAGCTGGGGCCAGGCCCGCCTGGAGATAGACCTGGCCCAAAAGCACATGCAGCCCTTCGGCCTGGTGCACGGCGGGGTGATCTGCACCCTGGCCGACGCCGCCGGCTTCTGGGGGGTCTACTCCCAGGCGGACGAGGGCCTGGGAATGACCACGGTGGAGATCAAGGTGAACTTCCTGTCCCCGGTGCAGGCCAGGGGCAAGCTCATCGGCCTGGGACGCTGCATAAAACTGGGGCGCAGCCTGGGCCTGGGCGAGGCGGTTATCCAAGACGCCGAGGGCCGCCAGGTGGCCCACGCCACCACCACCCTGATGGTGGTGCCCAGCCTCAAGCTGAACAACCAGGACGACCTGCCGCCCAAGTTTTTGGACTAG